The Flavobacteriales bacterium genome contains the following window.
GCCTTTGTAATCGTTGCCGGCCTCTTGCATGTCGAGGTCGCCTTCCTCGAAGTACCATTCAAGCATGACTTTGCTGCCCCCGGCGGCATGCAGGTCGTCCAGCCGCTTGAAAATGTCCAAGAGGTACTTGGCGCTGCTGCTGTTGAAGTACTCCAGTTTCACCTTTACAGAGGTCTTTGCAGCCGGAGCTGAGCAGTACGCGTCGACGCGTTCCCACAAAGGACCGTAGAAGCCGTCCGCGTTCTCATGGATGCTGCACCCGGCCACTTCGAGTTCGCCCTTCGTCGGCTCGAACCGCACGGCCGGTGTCTTGGCGGTGGCTTCAATGCGCAGTGCCTCCATCACGGGCCAATGTACCGGCGCCTGCCGCATGCGAAGCCCGGACCCACTTCCGTTACCAACCATCAGTTGTTCGGCCCAAGTCCCGTCTTAACTTCACCGGGCCCCAACCCGTCGAACCCAAAACCGATCGCCATGGCCATCCGTTCCCTGTTGGTTCCCTACGATTTCAGCGATTGCGCCACCGATGCCCTGCGCGTGGCCGCCAAGATCGCACGGCTCACCGGTGCCACCATCGATGTTGTGCACGTCTACGAACAGATGACCGATTTCCACACCGGGAACCAGAAAAAGCGCGACGAGATCGAGGAAAAGCTCGAGAAGGTGCCGCACCTGCCGTTCCTCAAGGGCATTGAACTGAAGAAGTTCATGCTGAGACAATTGACCGTCACGGACATCTTCAAGAACAACAACCTATCACATGTGGACCTGGTTGTTATGGGAAGCCATGGTGCCAAGGGAGCAAAAGCGCTGGTAGGCAGCAACACGCAGAAGATCGTGCGCATAGCTCCCATGCCTGTGCTCGTCATCAAGCACCACGTGGAGGATTTCCAGGTGAAGGACCTTGTGTACGCGAGCAACTTCACCGAGGTTGACGTGGTCAAGTTCGATGCCTTCCAACCGGTGCTGGACCTCTTCGATCCCAAGGTCCATTTGCTGAAAGTGAACACGCCAAAGAGCTTTGAAAGGAGCGAAGACACGGGCAAAGCCATTGACCGCTTCCTTCAACGTCACCCATTGAAGAAGTACTCTGCCACCATCTACAACGACCTGAGCATCGAAGAGGGCATTCTCAACTTCGCCCGCAGCATCGATGCGGACATGATCGCAATGGCCACGCATGGGCGCACGGGTTTCTTCCATGTCGTGAACGGCAGCCTCACGGAGGACATCGTCAACCGGACGACCTTCCCGGTGCTGAGCGTGAAGCTCTAGTTGCTAGTGGCCAGTAGCCACTAGCAACTGACCACTTAGGCTACTTCCTCTCCTTGATCGCCACGTAATCGCGCTTCGTCTTGCCGGTGTAGATCTGGCGGGGGCGGCCGATGGGTTCCTTGTTCTCCACCATCTCCTTCCATTGCGCGATCCAGCCGGGCAGGCGGCCCAGTGCGAACATCACGGTGAACATGCGCGTAGGGATACCGATGGCGCGGTAGATGATACCGCTGTAGAAGTCCACGTTCGGGTACAACTTGCGCTCAATGAAGTAATCGTCCTTCAGCGCGATCTCCTCCAGCTGCTTGGCGATATCGAGGACGGGGTCGTTCACACCCATCTTCTTCAGCACGTCATCGCAGGCCTTCTTGATGATCTGTGCACGCGGATCGAAGTTCTTGTACACACGGTGGCCGAAGCCAAAGAGGCGGAACGGATCGTTCTTGTCCTTTGCCTTGTTCACCCACTTCTCCAGATCGCTGCCATCGTTGCGGATGGCTTCGAGCATCTCGATCACCTCTTGGTTGGCGCCACCGTGCAAAGGGCCCCAAAGCGCGGCGATACCGGCGCTGACCGCGCTGTAAAGGTTGGCCTGACTGCTGCCCACCATGCGCACCGTGCTGGCGCTGCAGTTCTGTTCGTGGTCGGCATGCAGGATCAGCAAAGTGTTCAGCGCGCTGGCCACATCCTTGTCCACCACGTACTCCTCTGTCGGCATGCCGAACATCATGTAGAGGAAGTTCTCTACGTAGCCCAACTTGTTGTTGGGGTACATGTACGGGTGCCCTAGATTGTTCTTGTAACTGATGGCTGCCAGTGTCGGCATCTTGGCAATGAGGCGGAAGATCGTGCGCTCCACGTCTTTGCTCGGCCGGTGCGGGTCCTGGCTCTTGGGGTAGAACGTGCTGAGCGAGTTCACCATGGCGCTGAGGATGCCCATGGGGTGCGCGTTGTTCGGGAAGAACTCGAAGAAGCGCTTCATGTCCTCATGCACCAGCGAGTGATAGCGGATGTTGCCTTCGAACTCCTCCAGTTGCTTAGGAGTGGGCAATTCGCCGTTCAGCAGCAAGTAGCTCACCTCGATGAAGCTGCTCTTCTCGGCAAGTTGTTCTATGGGATAACCGCGGTAGCGAAGGATGCCCTCTTCACCGTCAAGGAACGTGATGGCGCTGGTGGTGGCACCGGTGTTCTTGTAGCCGAAATCCAGGGTGACGTGCCCGCTGAGGTCGCGCAACTTGGCGATGTCGATGGCCTTCTCCCCCTCCGAGCCCACGTAAACGGGCAGTTCGTAGGTCTTTCCGTCCAAGATGATCGTGGCCTTCTCGCTCATGGTGCTGCGCTGCTGTCGAAGTTCGGGGCTGCTGTTCTGCGCGCGGCTTCCCGCGCGGCGGCGCGAATTTAGCCGGGCATGCAGCGCGATCGGGAGCTGTGGACAAAAAACA
Protein-coding sequences here:
- a CDS encoding citrate synthase, producing MSEKATIILDGKTYELPVYVGSEGEKAIDIAKLRDLSGHVTLDFGYKNTGATTSAITFLDGEEGILRYRGYPIEQLAEKSSFIEVSYLLLNGELPTPKQLEEFEGNIRYHSLVHEDMKRFFEFFPNNAHPMGILSAMVNSLSTFYPKSQDPHRPSKDVERTIFRLIAKMPTLAAISYKNNLGHPYMYPNNKLGYVENFLYMMFGMPTEEYVVDKDVASALNTLLILHADHEQNCSASTVRMVGSSQANLYSAVSAGIAALWGPLHGGANQEVIEMLEAIRNDGSDLEKWVNKAKDKNDPFRLFGFGHRVYKNFDPRAQIIKKACDDVLKKMGVNDPVLDIAKQLEEIALKDDYFIERKLYPNVDFYSGIIYRAIGIPTRMFTVMFALGRLPGWIAQWKEMVENKEPIGRPRQIYTGKTKRDYVAIKERK
- a CDS encoding DUF1987 domain-containing protein; this encodes MEALRIEATAKTPAVRFEPTKGELEVAGCSIHENADGFYGPLWERVDAYCSAPAAKTSVKVKLEYFNSSSAKYLLDIFKRLDDLHAAGGSKVMLEWYFEEGDLDMQEAGNDYKGLLDMPVRVVER
- a CDS encoding universal stress protein, with translation MAIRSLLVPYDFSDCATDALRVAAKIARLTGATIDVVHVYEQMTDFHTGNQKKRDEIEEKLEKVPHLPFLKGIELKKFMLRQLTVTDIFKNNNLSHVDLVVMGSHGAKGAKALVGSNTQKIVRIAPMPVLVIKHHVEDFQVKDLVYASNFTEVDVVKFDAFQPVLDLFDPKVHLLKVNTPKSFERSEDTGKAIDRFLQRHPLKKYSATIYNDLSIEEGILNFARSIDADMIAMATHGRTGFFHVVNGSLTEDIVNRTTFPVLSVKL